In the genome of Lynx canadensis isolate LIC74 chromosome F1, mLynCan4.pri.v2, whole genome shotgun sequence, one region contains:
- the NHLH1 gene encoding helix-loop-helix protein 1, whose product MMLNSDAVDLDLPPTHSETESGFSDCGGGAGPDGAGPGGPGGGQARGLEPGEPGRKDLQHLSREERRRRRRATAKYRTAHATRERIRVEAFNLAFAELRKLLPTLPPDKKLSKIEILRLAICYISYLNHVLDV is encoded by the coding sequence ATGATGCTCAACTCAGACGCGGTGGACCTCGACCTGCCTCCCACCCACTCCGAGACCGAGTCGGGCTTCAGCGactgtgggggcggggcgggccccgacggggcggggcctgggggtcCCGGAGGGGGCCAGGCCCGGGGCCTGGAGCCCGGAGAGCCCGGCCGGAAAGACCTCCAGCACCTGAGCCGGgaggagcggcggcggcggcgccgggcCACGGCCAAGTACCGCACGGCCCACGCCACGCGGGAGCGAATCCGCGTGGAAGCCTTCAACCTGGCCTTCGCCGAGCTGCGCAAGCTGCTGCCCACGCTGCCCCCCGACAAGAAGCTGTCCAAGATCGAGATCCTGCGTCTGGCCATCTGCTACATCTCCTACCTGAACCACGTGCTGGACGTCTGA